From the genome of Coprobacillus cateniformis:
GAATGGGACCCTATTGATTTATTACCATTTGCTCCGCCTGATGAATACGATTATGAAATAAATAAAATATATAGTGTTATTGAAGACAAAGTAAATATTGAACATCAATATTTATCAGAAATCATTTACAATGTCTTCAAAAAGACGTTTGGTGAAGATGTATTTTTAAATACTATAGAAGATTGTATGATTGTAGCTGATAGTATTTTGCAGTCGATAAATTGATATTAGTTTAAGAATCGGAGCTTTATAAGCTCCTTTTTTGTGAAGCTCTGGTAAGAAGTTGAAGCTTCAAGCCACTCCTAGCGTACGAAGTGTAAGCAAGGGAGGTGGCTTGGATTGGAGCGTAGTGACAATCCTTATAGGGCGCATTAGTAACACCGCCCTACACATACAGACCAAAGAGCAGGAAATAGTCTCTACATAAGGCTTTGCAGTTGAT
Proteins encoded in this window:
- a CDS encoding DUF1871 family protein, with product MNNIKKERIKKIIDEWDPIDLLPFAPPDEYDYEINKIYSVIEDKVNIEHQYLSEIIYNVFKKTFGEDVFLNTIEDCMIVADSILQSIN